A window of the Parambassis ranga chromosome 17, fParRan2.1, whole genome shotgun sequence genome harbors these coding sequences:
- the pitrm1 gene encoding presequence protease, mitochondrial, whose amino-acid sequence MFRNTKAFLQKLRYVCLNGQQHTWRLKSTSASERTLQYKPGQRIHGFTVTEVAAVPDLFLTAVKLTHDKTGAQYLHAARDDSNNLFSVQFRTTPLDSTGVPHILEHTVLCGSERYPCRDPFFKMLNRSLSTFMNAFTASDYTMYPFSTQNAKDFQNLLSVYLDAVFFPCLREQDFWQEGWRLENEDPTDASSPLVFKGVVFNEMKGAFSDSERLYAQHLQNKLYPHHTYSVVSGGEPLNIPDLTWEQLKQFHATHYHPSNARFFTYGDLPLEDHLKQIQEEALCRFGRIEPHTEVPSQPHWTSPREDHVTCSPDALAPDPARQSKLCVSYLLGDITDTLEGFTLSLLSSLMISGPNSPFYKSLIEPKIGTDFSSVVGYDGSTREASFSIGLQGIAKEDTERVKGIISQTIHDIIETGFEEEQIEALLHRIEIQMKHQSTNFGLSLASYVASSWNHDGDPVELLQISDCVAKFRQALKGNPQLLQDKVKYYFKENTHRLTLSMSPDQAYLEKQAQAEEEKLQKKVEALTDRDRKDIYEKGLELLEVQSKTQDASCLPALKVSDIQPTIPVTPVQMSMTGGVPVQYCEQPTNGLVYFRAMCSLNSLPEDLRLYVPLFCSVVTKMGCGDLDYRQQSQQMELRTGGMSVSTQVVPDSTQLDTFEQGVLLYSSCLERNLPDMFQLWSDIFNSPHFDNEERLRVLVMMAAQELANGISYSGHLYAMTRAGRHLSPAGDLQETFGGMEQVGFMKRIAEMSDLSQVIRMLPRIKKHLLNPDNMRCAVNTTPQKMSDTAAQLEGFMKDVAENRKERKPVRANIKKKPLDPQDVLGPSRKLVSEETFQPCQMKTFFQLLFPVNFVSECIRTVPFSHQDYASLCILARMMTAKFLHGEIREKGGAYGGGARMGGGGLFSFYSYRDPNSVQTLSAFRRGVDWAKSGQFSPQDIDEAKLSVFSAVDSPVAPADKGMSRFLSGITDEMKQSHRERLFAVGHQNLVDAAERYLSVGQRTRGVAILGPENETIKKDPSWIVK is encoded by the exons ATGTTCCGGAACACGAAGGCGTTTCTCCAGAAACTTCGATATGTTTG tttgaatGGACAGCAGCACACGTGGAGGCTGAAGAGCACCTCAGCAAGCGAGAGGACACTTCAGTACAAACCAGGGCAGAGAATCCACGGCTTCACAGTCACAGAG GTTGCAGCGGTCCCTGACTTGTTTCTCACAGCAGTGAAGCTGACCCACGATAAAACTGGGGCTCAGTACCTGCATGCTGCCCGAGATGACTCCAACAACCTCTTCAG TGTCCAGTTCAGGACGACCCCGCTGGACAGCACAGGGGTCCCACACATCCTGGAGCACACGGTGCTGTGTGGGTCTGAGAGGTATCCCTGCCGAGACCCCTTCTTCAAGATGCTCAACAGGTCCCTGTCCACATTCATGAATGCCTTCacag CCAGTGACTACACCATGTATCCATTCTCCACCCAAAATGCAAAGGACTTCCAGAATCTCCTGTCGGTCTATCTGGATGCAGTTTTCTTCCCTTGTTTGCGGGAGCAGGACTTCTG GCAGGAGGGCTGGAGGCTGGAGAACGAAGACCCCACCGACGCCAGCTCCCCGCTGGTGTTCAAAGGAGTGGTGTTCAATGAAATGAAGGGAGCTTTT TCTGACAGCGAGCGTCTGTACGCCCAGCACCTGCAGAACAAGCTGTATCCTCACCACACCTACTCCGTGGTGTCAGGAGGAGAACCCCTGAACATCCCCGACCTCACCTGGGAGCAACTGAAACAATTCCACGCCACACACTACCACCCCAGCAAcgcaag GTTCTTCACTTATGGAGATTTGCCTTTGGAGGATCATCTGAAGCAGATCCAGGAGGAGGCGCTGTGTAGGTTCGGACGCATCGAGCCACACACAGAGGTCCCCTCTCAGCCACACTGGACCAGTCCT AGAGAGGACCACGTGACCTGCAGCCCTGACGCTCTGGCTCCAGATCCAGCCAGGCAGAGCAAGCTGTGTGTGAGCTACCTGCTGGGAGA catcacagacacactggaAGGCTTCACCCTCAGCCTGCTGTCCTCCCTGATGATCTCCGGACCAAACTCGCCCTTCTATAAATCTCTCATCGAGCCCAAGATAGGAACAGACTTCTCTTCTGTagttgg GTATGATGGCAGCACCAGGGAGGCCTCGTTCAGCATCGGACTGCAGGGGATCGCCAAGGAGGACACGGAGAGGGTCAAAGGAATTATCAGCCAAACCATTCATGACATCATAGA GACCGGCTTCGAGGAGGAGCAGATCGAGGCTCTTCTCCATAGGATCGAGATCCAGATGAAACATCAGTCCACAAACTTCGGTCTGTCTCTGGCCTCG TACGTAGCCTCCTCGTGGAACCATGATGGCGACCCGGTGGAGCTGCTGCAAATCAGTGACTGTGTTGCCAAGTTCAGACAGGCCCTGAAGGGAAaccctcagctcctccaggaTAAAGTCAAGTATTACTTTAAG GAGAACACACATCGCCTGACCCTGTCGATGAGCCCAGACCAGGCCTACCTGGAGAAACAGGcccaggctgaggaggagaagcTTCAGAAGAAGGTCGAGGCTCTGACTGACAGAGACAGGAAAGACATTTATGAGAAAG gcctggagctgctggaggttCAGAGTAAAACCCAGGACGCCTCCTGTCTGCCTGCCCTCAAGGTGTCCGACATCCAGCCGACCATACCCGTCACTCCGGTTCAGATGAGCATGACAG GAGGTGTGCCGGTTCAGTACTGTGAGCAGCCCACCAACGGCTTGGTGTATTTCAGAGCCATGTGCAGCCTCAACAGCCTGCCAGAGGACCTCCGGCTCTACGTCCCGCTCTTCTGCAGTGTTGTCACCAA GATGGGCTGTGGAGATCTGGACTACAGGCAGCAGTCTCAGCAGATGGAGCTGAGGACAGGAGGcatgtctgtctccactcagGTCGTCCctgactccacccagctggacacGTTTGAGCAG gGCGTCCTCCTGTACTCGTCCTGCCTGGAGAGGAACCTTCCTGACATGTTCCAGCTGTGGAGCGACATATTCAACAG CCCTCACTTTGACAACGAGGAGCGTCTGCGAGTGCTGGTGATGATGGCAGCACAGGAGCTGGCCAATGGCATCTCCTACTCGGGCCACCTGTACGCCATGACGCGGGCCGGCCGTCACCTGAGTCCAGCAGGAGACCTGCAGGAGACCTTTGGTGGGATGGAGCAG GTCGGTTTTATGAAAAGGATTGCAGAGATGTCAGACCTCAGCCAAGTCATCCGGATGTTACCCAGGATCAAAAAGCACCTGCTCAACCCAGACAACATGAG GTGTGCGGTCAACACCACCCCACAGAAAATGTCCGACACGGCCGCACAGCTGGAGGGTTTCATGAAGGACGTCGCTGAAAACAGGAAGGAACGCAAACCTGTCAGAGCAAATATCAAGAAG AAGCCACTAGACCCTCAGGATGTGCTGGGCCCCAGCCGGAAGCTGGTGTCT GAGGAGACTTTTCAGCCGTGTCAGATGAAAACTTTCTTCCAGttgctgtttcctgtcaacTTTGTCAGCGAGTGCATTCGCACAGTGCCGTTCTCACACCAGGATTATGCCAG TTTGTGCATCCTGGCGAGGATGATGACGGCAAAATTCCTACACGGAGAGATCCGGGAAAAGGGTGGAGCCTACGGGGGCGGAGCCAGGATGGGGGGAGGCGGTCTGTTCTCCTTCTACTCTTACAG GGATCCGAACTCCGTGCAGACGTTGTCTGCGTTCCGTAGAGGCGTCGACTGGGCCAAGTCAGGACAGTTCAGTCCGCAGGACATCGACGAGGCCAAGCTGTCGGTGTTCTCCGCCGTGGACTCGCCTGTGGCCCCTGCAGATAAAG GAATGAGCCGGTTTCTCAGCGGGATCACAGACGAGATGAAGCAGAGTCACAGAGAAAGACTGTTTGCTGTCGGTCATCAGAACCTGGTGGACGCAGCTGAAAG GTACCTGAGCGTCGGCCAGAGGACGCGTGGCGTCGCCATCCTGGGCCCGGAGAACGAAACCATCAAGAAAGATCCCTCGTGGATCGTAAAGTAA